Proteins encoded in a region of the Nitrospira sp. genome:
- a CDS encoding carboxymuconolactone decarboxylase family protein has translation MKFQVHTKDTAPAASRAMLEATAKKYGFVPNLYGVLAGSPAAVQAYAGINKALEQSALTPVEQQVVTLTVSAANNCAYCMGAHSTVAQMVHMPEPILAELRDQRDLSDAKLNALRLLVVSVLYHRGWVPEEDLNQFTAAGYAQQHLLDVLTIVALKTLSNYTNHIAHTPLDPQFAAQSWKAKGAKGA, from the coding sequence ATGAAGTTTCAGGTTCATACGAAGGATACGGCTCCGGCGGCATCGCGGGCGATGCTCGAAGCCACCGCAAAGAAATACGGATTTGTGCCGAATTTGTATGGTGTGCTGGCCGGGTCGCCTGCGGCGGTGCAGGCCTATGCGGGGATCAATAAAGCGTTGGAGCAGAGCGCGCTCACTCCAGTTGAGCAGCAAGTCGTGACGTTGACAGTCAGTGCCGCCAACAACTGTGCCTACTGCATGGGAGCCCATTCCACGGTGGCGCAAATGGTCCATATGCCGGAGCCGATTCTCGCAGAACTTCGGGATCAGCGCGACCTTTCGGATGCGAAACTCAATGCGCTGCGCCTGCTGGTGGTGTCTGTCTTGTACCATCGGGGATGGGTGCCGGAAGAGGATCTCAACCAATTTACTGCGGCAGGTTACGCTCAGCAACACCTGTTGGATGTGCTGACGATCGTGGCGCTCAAGACCTTGAGCAATTACACGAACCATATCGCGCACACGCCGCTCGATCCACAGTTTGCAGCGCAATCGTGGAAGGCGAAGGGTGCCAAGGGAGCCTAA